The Procambarus clarkii isolate CNS0578487 chromosome 24, FALCON_Pclarkii_2.0, whole genome shotgun sequence genome includes a region encoding these proteins:
- the LOC138368266 gene encoding GATA zinc finger domain-containing protein 14-like, giving the protein MGEEGAEGGSLLDSIASLVNDGPSSKICSNKSSNNNKSSNNSNKSSNNNNKSSNNNKSSNYSNKSSNNNNKSSNNSNKNSNYSNKNSNNNNKSSNNSNKSNNNNNKSSNYSNKSSNHNNKSSNNNNKSSNNSNKSSNNSNKSSNNNNKSSNYSNKSSNYSNKSSNNNNKSSNNSNKSSNYSNKNSNNNNKSSNNSNKSNNNNNKSSNYSNKSSNHNNKSSNNNNKSSNNSNKSSNNSNKSSNNNNKSSNYSNKSSNYSNKSSNNNNKSSNNSNKSSNNSNKINNNNNKSSNYSNKSSNNSNKSSNNSNKSSNNSKKSSNHNNKSSNNNKSSNNNNKSSNNNNKSTTRTSSNNSNKSSNHNNKSSNNNNKSSNYNNKSSNNSNKSSNNNNKSSNNSNKSSNNNNKSSNHSNKSSNNSNKSSNHSNKSSNNSNKSSNNNNKSSNHNNKSSNNNKSSNNNNKSSNNSNKSSNHNNKSSNNNNKSSNNSNKSSNHNKSSNNNNKSSNNSNKSSNHNNKSSNHNNKSSNNSNKIINRSGSNNNKSKNNRNINRNNKINNSSNSRQQEQ; this is encoded by the exons ATGGGAGAGGAGGGTGCAGAGGGAG GAAGCCTATTAGATTCAATAGCCTCCCTCGTCAACGACGGACCTTCCTCCAAGAT TTGCAGCAACAagagcagtaataacaacaagagcagtaataacagcaacaagagcagtaataacaacaacaagagcagtaataacaacaagaGCAGTAATTACAGCAACAagagcagtaataacaacaacaagagcagtaataacagcaacaagaacagtaattacagcaacaagaacagtaataacaacaacaagagcagtaataacagcaacaagagcaataataacaacaataagaGCAGTAATTACAGCAACAAGAGCAGTAATCACAACAACAagagcagtaataacaacaacaagagcagtaataacagcaacaagagcagtaataacagcaacaagagcagtaataacaacaacaagagcAGTAATTACAGCAACAAGAGCAGTAATTACAGCAACAagagcagtaataacaacaacaagagcagtaataacagcaacaagagcagtaattacagcaacaagaacagtaataacaacaacaagagcagtaataacagcaacaagagcaataataacaacaataagaGCAGTAATTACAGCAACAAGAGCAGTAATCACAACAACAagagcagtaataacaacaacaagagcagtaataacagcaacaagagcagtaataacagcaacaagagcagtaataacaacaacaagagcAGTAATTACAGCAACAAGAGCAGTAATTACAGCAACAagagcagtaataacaacaacaagagcagtaataacagcaacaagagcagtaataacagcaacaagatcaataataacaacaacaagagcAGTAATTACAGCAACAAGAgcagtaataacagcaacaagagcagtaataacagcaacaagagcagtaataacagcaaaaagagCAGTAATCACAACAACAagagcagtaataacaacaagagcagtaataacaacaacaagagcagtaataacaacaacaagagca caacaagaaca agcagtaataacagcaacaagagCAGTAATCACAACAACAagagcagtaataacaacaacaagagcAGTAATTACAACAACAAGAgcagtaataacagcaacaagagcagtaataacaacaacaagagcagtaataacagcaacaagagcagtaataacaacaacaagagcAGTAATCACAGCAACAAGAgcagtaataacagcaacaagagcagtaatcacagcaacaagagcagtaataacagcaacaagagcagtaataacaacaacaagagcAGTAATCACAACAACAagagcagtaataacaacaagagcagtaataacaacaacaagagcagtaataacagcaacaagagCAGTAATCACAACAACAagagcagtaataacaacaacaagagcagtaataacagcaacaagagCAGTAATCACAACAagagcagtaataacaacaacaagagcagtaataacagcaacaagagCAGTAATCACAACAACAAGAGCAGTAATCACAACAACAAGAgcagtaataacagcaacaagatTATTAACCGTAGcggtagtaacaacaacaaaagcaaAAATAATAGAAATATAAACAGAAATAACAAGATTAATAACAGCAGTAATAGCAGGCAGCAAGaacagtaa